A section of the Zavarzinella sp. genome encodes:
- a CDS encoding replication-associated recombination protein A, producing the protein MRPRTLDEFVGQEHFIGEGKLLRRMLLADRLNSLVFYGPAGTGKTALAQVIAHHSKSHFQPMNAVSAGSKEVREVLEHARQRLDLHGERTILFLDEIHRFNKAQQDILLPDVEDGVVILIGATTENPFFSINTPLLSRSQIFTFEPLSKEHIKRLIQRALKDTERGFGELQIQLDPDALEFLATMADGDARRALTALEIGVRSSLEEPIHITLEVAQESIQRKLIGFDPTGDTHYDLASAFIKSMRGSDPNAAMYWLARMLEAGEDPRFIARRIVICASEDVGNADPMALLVAHGAWQSVEAVGLPECQLALAQAVAYIACAPKSNRVTLAIMQARKDARDGQTIPVPKHLKDAHYAGAKTFEHGVDYQYAHDFSGGFVQQEYLGVERCYYEPTDRGKEAEMLATLQRLFPQLYKQTGGTQDSPPSTIEQNDNP; encoded by the coding sequence CCCTGGATGAATTTGTGGGGCAGGAGCACTTCATTGGTGAAGGCAAACTGCTGCGTCGGATGCTGCTGGCAGATCGCCTGAACTCCCTTGTTTTCTATGGCCCGGCTGGCACGGGCAAAACTGCTCTGGCGCAGGTTATTGCCCATCATTCAAAAAGCCATTTTCAGCCAATGAATGCGGTTTCTGCGGGCAGCAAAGAAGTACGTGAGGTACTGGAACATGCCCGCCAACGCCTGGACCTGCATGGCGAACGGACCATCCTGTTTCTTGACGAAATCCATCGCTTCAACAAGGCACAGCAGGATATTCTGTTGCCAGATGTTGAAGATGGGGTGGTTATTCTGATCGGTGCTACCACAGAAAATCCATTCTTCTCAATCAATACTCCCTTGCTGAGCCGCAGTCAGATTTTCACGTTTGAGCCGCTCAGCAAAGAACATATCAAACGATTGATTCAGCGTGCACTGAAAGATACCGAGCGTGGGTTCGGTGAACTTCAGATTCAGCTTGATCCCGATGCACTGGAGTTCCTGGCAACAATGGCCGATGGCGACGCGCGTCGAGCATTGACCGCATTGGAAATCGGTGTCCGATCTTCGCTGGAAGAGCCAATCCACATTACACTGGAAGTGGCCCAGGAGAGCATCCAGCGAAAGCTGATCGGCTTCGACCCCACGGGGGATACGCACTACGACCTGGCCAGTGCCTTCATCAAAAGCATGCGTGGCAGCGATCCCAACGCAGCGATGTACTGGCTGGCACGAATGCTGGAAGCTGGCGAAGATCCTCGATTTATTGCCCGCCGGATCGTCATCTGTGCGTCCGAAGATGTTGGCAACGCCGATCCAATGGCTCTACTCGTGGCCCACGGTGCCTGGCAATCGGTTGAGGCGGTCGGGCTGCCGGAATGTCAATTGGCATTAGCCCAGGCGGTGGCCTACATCGCCTGTGCCCCAAAATCAAACCGAGTGACACTGGCCATCATGCAGGCGCGAAAAGATGCCCGCGATGGACAGACTATCCCCGTACCAAAGCATTTGAAAGACGCCCACTACGCGGGTGCAAAAACGTTTGAGCACGGTGTGGATTATCAGTATGCCCACGATTTTTCCGGGGGCTTTGTGCAGCAGGAATACCTTGGTGTCGAACGGTGCTATTACGAACCAACAGATCGCGGCAAAGAAGCAGAAATGCTAGCCACTCTGCAGCGACTGTTTCCCCAGCTGTACAAGCAAACTGGTGGCACTCAGGATTCACCACCCTCAACAATTGAACAGAACGACAACCCATAA
- the cmk gene encoding (d)CMP kinase: protein MKAPEPWTITIDGPAGSGKSTVAKALAAELGVTYLNTGAMYRAVALACQRGNIAYDQQDQVTDLLQTTTLAQVGDRIILNGTDETETLDAYGTEASKIAVFPYVRTFLVNIQQQIGQQQNLVSDGRDQGTVVFPNAALKFYIIATAEVRAERRLQKLKLDGRTADFEQLRLEFIERDCRDMTRSAGPLVRPRGATVICTDHYSETELLNLLLKEVRACCLG, encoded by the coding sequence ATGAAGGCACCAGAACCTTGGACAATCACGATCGATGGGCCCGCCGGTTCTGGCAAAAGCACCGTTGCCAAGGCACTTGCGGCAGAACTTGGCGTCACCTATCTCAATACGGGTGCCATGTATCGTGCGGTAGCGTTGGCTTGTCAACGGGGCAATATTGCTTACGACCAGCAGGATCAGGTGACTGACCTGCTGCAGACCACCACGCTGGCCCAAGTGGGTGACCGAATCATCCTGAATGGCACTGATGAAACGGAAACCCTGGATGCGTACGGTACCGAAGCAAGCAAAATTGCCGTGTTTCCATACGTCCGCACCTTTCTGGTGAACATTCAACAACAAATTGGACAGCAGCAGAACCTGGTTTCCGATGGTCGAGATCAGGGTACGGTGGTATTTCCAAACGCTGCACTAAAATTTTACATTATCGCCACTGCCGAAGTGCGTGCAGAACGACGACTCCAAAAACTAAAGCTGGATGGAAGAACAGCCGATTTCGAGCAATTGCGTCTCGAATTCATTGAACGCGACTGCCGCGATATGACCCGTAGCGCTGGCCCACTGGTACGCCCACGTGGGGCAACGGTTATTTGCACCGATCATTACAGCGAAACCGAATTACTGAACCTACTATTGAAGGAAGTGCGTGCATGTTGCCTTGGATAG
- a CDS encoding lysophospholipid acyltransferase family protein, giving the protein MLPWIARRWYDFAYFACTGWASIMHGLRVAGTANIPRTGPVMLLSNHQSFMDPPLVGLGANRYLSYLARRTLFRNPRFKAFIESLDAIPIDHKGFSKEGIQIVLDKLDKNCAILMFPEGERTHDGEVHPIKPGISLILRRSKAPIVPVGIAGAYYALNRFMKIPRLAPIFLPWCSARIAVCYGKAIYPHEIEHMGREELLDFLHKKMVEQFERAKMLQLGVQKQFLEQE; this is encoded by the coding sequence ATGTTGCCTTGGATAGCACGTCGTTGGTACGATTTTGCCTATTTTGCCTGTACTGGCTGGGCCAGCATCATGCACGGTCTGCGTGTCGCAGGTACTGCAAATATCCCACGGACTGGTCCGGTGATGCTGCTGTCGAACCACCAGTCGTTTATGGATCCCCCTCTGGTGGGCCTGGGGGCGAATCGCTACCTCAGTTATCTTGCACGCCGCACCCTGTTTCGGAACCCGCGCTTTAAGGCGTTTATCGAAAGCCTGGATGCCATTCCGATCGATCATAAAGGGTTTTCAAAAGAAGGTATCCAGATTGTGCTGGATAAACTGGACAAAAATTGTGCCATTCTGATGTTTCCGGAAGGCGAACGCACCCACGATGGGGAAGTTCACCCAATTAAGCCTGGAATTTCATTAATTTTGCGGCGATCTAAGGCCCCAATTGTACCGGTGGGTATTGCAGGTGCCTATTACGCACTGAACAGGTTTATGAAAATCCCCCGCCTGGCACCGATTTTTTTACCGTGGTGCTCAGCACGGATTGCGGTGTGCTACGGGAAGGCAATCTATCCCCACGAAATAGAACATATGGGCCGCGAGGAATTATTAGATTTTCTTCACAAAAAAATGGTGGAACAGTTCGAACGGGCAAAGATGCTGCAACTAGGTGTGCAGAAACAGTTTCTGGAACAGGAATAG
- the rho gene encoding transcription termination factor Rho, with translation MKLDDLYRLPMQKLFAQAEAEGIGEHSGMNRAQLIVAIVRRQIERGEVVRGSGTLEVLTDGYGFLRSQAHSYLASPEDIYVSPSQIRRMGLKTGLVVEGPIRLPVEGQDNFALMQVELVNNESPEQSNNITNFEDLTPLHPDARFILETTPEEYSGRVVDLTTPIGKGQRGLIVSPPRAGKTVLLQRMALSILKNHPDCYVIILLIDERPEEVTDMQRVVVGKNVEVVASTFDEPSDQHIRVSEIVLEKAKRLVERKKDVVILMDSITRLARAYNTEAPGGGKLLSGGLDSNAMQKPKRFFGAARNVEEGGSLTIIATALIDTGSRMDDVIFEEFKGTGNMEVHLDRRLVDKRIWPAIDVTRSGTRKEELLVHPEELERSRLLRRVLSDMSPTEAMEMLLSRLKRNKTNAEFLLGMNL, from the coding sequence ATGAAACTCGACGACCTGTACCGCCTGCCCATGCAAAAACTGTTTGCACAGGCAGAAGCCGAAGGGATTGGCGAACATTCTGGTATGAACCGTGCACAACTGATCGTGGCGATTGTCCGTCGTCAGATCGAACGTGGCGAAGTGGTTCGTGGTTCTGGTACCCTGGAAGTCCTGACCGATGGTTACGGCTTCCTGCGTAGCCAGGCTCACAGCTATCTGGCATCACCGGAAGATATTTACGTATCTCCCAGCCAGATCCGTCGTATGGGCCTGAAAACCGGTCTTGTGGTGGAAGGGCCGATTCGCTTACCCGTGGAAGGCCAGGACAACTTTGCTTTGATGCAGGTTGAACTCGTCAACAACGAATCTCCCGAGCAATCGAACAACATCACCAACTTCGAAGACCTGACACCGCTTCACCCCGATGCACGGTTTATTCTGGAAACCACGCCGGAAGAATATTCCGGTCGCGTGGTCGACCTGACGACACCGATTGGAAAGGGACAGCGGGGTCTGATCGTTTCTCCCCCACGTGCGGGTAAAACAGTTCTGCTGCAACGGATGGCATTATCCATCCTGAAGAACCACCCCGATTGCTATGTCATCATCCTGCTGATCGATGAACGACCAGAAGAAGTGACGGACATGCAACGCGTGGTGGTGGGCAAAAACGTCGAAGTGGTTGCCAGCACCTTTGATGAACCTTCCGATCAACATATCCGCGTCAGCGAAATCGTGCTTGAAAAAGCGAAACGATTAGTGGAACGTAAAAAGGATGTGGTAATTCTGATGGATTCCATCACGCGTCTGGCACGTGCTTACAATACCGAAGCACCTGGGGGCGGGAAACTGCTCTCTGGTGGTCTCGATTCCAACGCCATGCAGAAACCCAAACGCTTCTTCGGTGCAGCACGTAACGTGGAAGAAGGTGGTTCGCTGACGATTATTGCTACCGCACTGATCGATACTGGCAGCCGCATGGACGATGTGATCTTTGAAGAGTTCAAAGGTACCGGTAACATGGAAGTCCACCTCGATCGCCGTCTGGTCGACAAACGGATCTGGCCTGCAATCGATGTTACACGCTCTGGAACTCGTAAAGAAGAATTGTTGGTGCACCCGGAAGAACTCGAACGCAGCCGTCTGTTGCGTCGGGTACTTTCAGATATGAGCCCCACTGAAGCGATGGAAATGTTGCTGAGCCGCCTGAAACGCAACAAGACCAATGCCGAGTTTCTGCTTGGGATGAATCTGTAA
- a CDS encoding prolyl oligopeptidase family serine peptidase, which produces MIWISTVTSTHRRYTWILVVGMMFTFTTHPPAIFAQETSTKRWKVGGVDREGLVYVPTKAKTAPTPIVFVFHGHGGSSRNAFNSFAMHKAWPEAISVYLQGLNTPGQLTDPEGKKTGWQSKAGDQNDRDLKFFDTVLDSLKAEFKVDEKRIYSTGHSNGGGFTYLLWAERGDRFAAMAPSAAVGMRSLPNLKPKPMFHIASENDPLVKYAWQKRMIESIQKLNATTGSKLSETSKNCTLYPSKDGNDVVVFMHDGGHKFAGKDAVAAMVQFFQQHPKK; this is translated from the coding sequence ATGATTTGGATTTCCACTGTAACAAGCACTCACCGTCGATATACCTGGATCTTGGTGGTGGGCATGATGTTCACTTTCACGACACACCCACCAGCAATTTTTGCCCAGGAAACAAGTACAAAACGATGGAAAGTGGGTGGGGTTGATCGTGAAGGGCTTGTCTACGTACCTACAAAAGCGAAAACTGCTCCGACTCCGATTGTTTTTGTCTTTCACGGTCACGGTGGGTCCAGCAGGAATGCATTTAACAGTTTTGCGATGCACAAAGCATGGCCAGAAGCAATTTCAGTTTATCTGCAGGGGTTGAATACACCAGGTCAACTCACGGATCCCGAAGGAAAGAAAACTGGCTGGCAAAGTAAAGCCGGAGACCAGAATGATCGCGACTTGAAATTTTTTGATACAGTTCTCGATTCCCTGAAAGCAGAATTCAAAGTGGATGAGAAACGCATTTACTCAACCGGCCATTCCAATGGTGGTGGCTTCACATACCTTCTGTGGGCAGAACGAGGCGATCGTTTCGCAGCTATGGCCCCTTCTGCAGCGGTTGGCATGCGGAGTTTGCCAAACCTGAAACCGAAACCGATGTTCCATATCGCCAGTGAGAATGATCCTCTCGTGAAATATGCCTGGCAGAAAAGGATGATCGAAAGTATCCAGAAGCTCAATGCCACGACAGGTTCAAAGCTCAGCGAAACGAGCAAGAACTGCACACTTTATCCCTCCAAAGACGGAAACGATGTGGTCGTTTTCATGCACGATGGAGGCCACAAATTTGCTGGCAAGGATGCTGTTGCTGCAATGGTGCAGTTTTTTCAGCAACATCCCAAAAAGTGA
- the lptB gene encoding LPS export ABC transporter ATP-binding protein: MALLEAQGLVKIYGKRKVVDGVSFEVNAGEVVGLLGPNGAGKTTSFRMTTGQITPNDGLVTFAGENVTTLPMFRRARLGMGYLTQEQSIFRKLTVEKNLLAILEALPQSRSLQRKLTRKERWDRTEEMLERFQLTHVRHNTAARCSGGEKRRLEIARCLACEPLLILLDEPFAAVDPKTTEDIRKNIRDLAEHGIGILLTDHNVREVLKITDRSYLIKDGKVVTKGTPAQLINDPIAINEYLGTTFTDNTFVGM, translated from the coding sequence ATGGCGTTGCTGGAAGCACAAGGTTTGGTGAAGATTTACGGCAAACGAAAAGTTGTCGATGGAGTTTCGTTTGAAGTAAATGCGGGCGAGGTCGTTGGATTGCTGGGCCCCAACGGTGCTGGGAAAACCACCAGCTTTCGGATGACCACTGGGCAGATTACCCCGAACGATGGGCTGGTGACGTTTGCTGGTGAAAATGTCACCACCCTGCCGATGTTTCGTCGGGCCCGTCTGGGGATGGGGTATTTGACACAGGAACAGAGTATTTTCCGTAAGTTGACTGTGGAAAAGAACTTACTGGCAATTCTGGAGGCACTGCCTCAGAGTAGAAGCCTGCAAAGGAAGCTGACCAGGAAAGAACGGTGGGACCGCACCGAAGAGATGCTGGAGCGTTTTCAACTGACGCACGTGCGGCACAATACAGCCGCACGCTGTTCTGGTGGGGAAAAACGCCGACTGGAAATTGCCCGCTGTCTCGCATGCGAGCCACTGTTGATTTTGCTGGATGAGCCGTTTGCGGCAGTGGACCCCAAAACCACGGAAGATATCCGGAAAAATATCCGCGACCTGGCGGAACATGGCATCGGCATCCTCCTGACCGACCACAACGTGCGCGAGGTGCTGAAAATTACCGACCGCAGTTATCTGATCAAGGACGGCAAAGTGGTGACGAAAGGCACCCCCGCCCAACTGATTAACGATCCGATTGCTATTAACGAGTACCTGGGCACCACATTTACCGACAATACATTTGTTGGTATGTAG
- the proS gene encoding proline--tRNA ligase, which translates to MADDKKITSRETNYSKWYLEIVDRAGLAENSDVRGCMVIKPNGYALWENMQRGLDGLFKATGHSNAYFPLFIPKSFFQREEQMAEGFAKECAVVTHYRLRSKDGVIEVDPEAKLTEELIVRPTSETIIWNTYKSWIESYRDLPLLINQWANVVRWEMRTRLFLRTAEFLWQEGHTAHATAEEAEEETHRMVKVYQQFAEEWMAMPVIVGTKSDGQKFPGAVYTLCIEAMMQDGKALQAGTSHFLGQNFAKAFDVQFTTEKGNRDFAWATSWGVSTRLIGGLIMTHSDDNGLVIPPRLAPTHVVICPLGKNDAERAPCIAVAEELAEKLRQRQRTEFFGYQPIQVKIDRDFTNMPGFRFAEWELRGVPVRVEIGPKDLEKQACVVARRDIPGKAGKTMGVSMESASDFIENLLHEIQANLFQRAKEFRDANIVPVSSYEELQAMFPSEKEDGSGARTQFALAHWDGTRETEDRIQEETRCTIRCIPFDEPESEGKCIVTGKPSKKRVIIARAY; encoded by the coding sequence ATGGCGGACGACAAAAAAATCACCTCTCGAGAAACAAATTATTCCAAGTGGTATCTGGAAATCGTTGATCGGGCGGGGCTGGCGGAAAATTCGGACGTACGTGGCTGCATGGTCATCAAACCGAACGGTTACGCCCTGTGGGAGAATATGCAACGCGGTTTGGATGGCCTGTTCAAGGCTACCGGGCATTCCAATGCCTATTTCCCGCTGTTTATTCCCAAAAGTTTTTTCCAGCGGGAAGAGCAGATGGCGGAAGGCTTTGCCAAAGAGTGTGCTGTCGTCACCCATTATCGGCTGCGTTCGAAAGATGGGGTGATTGAAGTTGATCCGGAAGCAAAATTAACCGAAGAACTGATTGTCCGTCCCACATCCGAAACGATTATCTGGAACACATACAAATCGTGGATTGAAAGCTACCGCGACCTGCCCCTGCTGATTAATCAGTGGGCCAACGTGGTGCGTTGGGAGATGAGAACTCGCCTGTTTCTGCGAACGGCGGAGTTTCTGTGGCAGGAAGGCCACACGGCCCATGCCACTGCCGAAGAAGCGGAAGAAGAAACGCACCGGATGGTGAAAGTGTACCAGCAGTTTGCGGAAGAATGGATGGCCATGCCCGTGATTGTTGGCACCAAAAGCGATGGCCAGAAGTTCCCCGGTGCGGTCTACACGCTTTGTATTGAAGCGATGATGCAGGATGGCAAAGCCCTGCAGGCGGGCACCAGCCACTTTCTGGGTCAGAACTTCGCCAAAGCGTTTGATGTTCAATTCACCACCGAAAAGGGCAATCGAGATTTTGCGTGGGCCACCAGTTGGGGCGTTTCTACTCGCCTGATCGGTGGGCTGATTATGACGCACTCCGACGATAACGGCCTGGTAATTCCCCCTCGATTGGCTCCCACGCACGTGGTGATCTGTCCGCTGGGCAAAAACGATGCCGAACGTGCACCATGTATTGCTGTGGCGGAAGAACTGGCAGAAAAATTACGGCAACGCCAACGCACCGAGTTTTTTGGCTACCAGCCAATTCAAGTGAAGATCGATCGCGATTTCACCAATATGCCTGGCTTCCGTTTCGCCGAATGGGAACTGCGTGGGGTGCCGGTGCGTGTCGAAATTGGCCCCAAAGACCTGGAAAAGCAGGCGTGCGTTGTTGCACGACGGGATATCCCAGGCAAAGCGGGCAAAACGATGGGTGTTTCGATGGAATCAGCAAGCGATTTCATTGAAAACCTGCTGCACGAAATTCAGGCAAATCTGTTCCAGCGTGCAAAAGAGTTTCGCGATGCAAATATCGTTCCTGTAAGTAGTTACGAAGAATTACAGGCGATGTTCCCGAGCGAAAAGGAAGATGGTAGTGGGGCACGGACCCAGTTTGCGCTGGCCCACTGGGATGGTACTCGCGAAACGGAAGACCGGATTCAGGAAGAAACGCGGTGCACCATTCGCTGTATTCCATTTGATGAACCAGAATCGGAAGGGAAATGCATCGTCACGGGTAAACCGTCAAAGAAACGAGTGATCATTGCCCGCGCTTATTAG